A region of Beijerinckia sp. 28-YEA-48 DNA encodes the following proteins:
- a CDS encoding GNAT family N-acetyltransferase translates to MSAITITKDMRDASHGRYVAHVAGIDAEAEIAFTIEGPGIVSADHTGAPPAMRGTGVALALVEHMVADARQSGFKIVPRCPYVRAQYAKRPEWADAFTTKPGEDP, encoded by the coding sequence ATGAGCGCGATCACCATCACGAAAGACATGCGCGACGCCAGCCACGGCCGCTACGTGGCGCACGTCGCCGGCATCGACGCCGAGGCGGAAATCGCTTTCACCATTGAAGGCCCGGGCATCGTCAGCGCCGACCACACCGGCGCGCCGCCGGCTATGCGCGGCACCGGCGTGGCGCTCGCTCTTGTCGAACATATGGTGGCCGACGCCCGCCAATCCGGCTTCAAGATCGTGCCGCGTTGCCCCTATGTGCGGGCGCAATACGCCAAGCGTCCGGAATGGGCCGATGCCTTCACCACAAAGCCCGGCGAGGATCCATAA
- a CDS encoding tripartite tricarboxylate transporter substrate binding protein, whose translation MTWFKTTWLKTTWRKIAAYGIAVLSINLSSAQADTAKTDLAHNFPNQMVRIVTPIGAGSAVDGLARVIADKLQDIWKQSVVVENRPGMPGTASVAKSAPDGYTLMMMSNGHVVGGLINKSLSFDPIADFQGVIKLASVPLVLVTEPKLPANTLQELITLARTKPGQMNYGSAGLGSTSFLSAELFKKITNTNFVQIPYKGGGDALIGILRGDSHIYFLALNLTVEQAKGGNLKALAIATSKRSPALPNVPTFAEAGLPEYQYDAWFGAMAPAHTPVPILNKINADISRVLQMPDVIERLQAQGFELTSSTPDEFNELMKSDEKLYRELLKDTRVGTP comes from the coding sequence ATGACTTGGTTCAAGACCACTTGGCTCAAGACCACTTGGCGCAAGATCGCCGCGTATGGCATCGCCGTTTTGTCGATAAACCTGTCATCGGCGCAAGCCGACACCGCCAAGACCGACCTGGCGCACAACTTTCCCAATCAAATGGTCAGAATAGTCACGCCGATTGGAGCCGGCAGCGCCGTCGACGGGCTGGCGCGCGTCATCGCCGACAAGCTGCAGGACATCTGGAAGCAATCCGTCGTTGTTGAAAATCGACCCGGCATGCCGGGAACCGCGAGTGTGGCGAAAAGCGCCCCCGACGGCTACACGCTCATGATGATGTCAAACGGCCACGTCGTCGGTGGGCTCATCAACAAAAGCCTGTCGTTTGATCCGATCGCGGACTTCCAAGGCGTTATCAAACTCGCATCCGTCCCTCTTGTCTTGGTGACGGAACCCAAGCTCCCGGCAAACACGCTGCAGGAGCTGATCACCCTGGCACGAACGAAGCCTGGCCAGATGAATTATGGGTCGGCGGGTCTCGGCAGCACCTCTTTCCTTTCCGCCGAGCTGTTTAAGAAAATAACCAACACAAATTTCGTTCAAATTCCCTACAAGGGCGGCGGCGATGCGCTGATCGGAATTCTGCGTGGCGATTCTCATATTTATTTTCTGGCGCTCAATCTGACGGTCGAGCAGGCCAAGGGCGGGAATCTCAAAGCGCTGGCGATCGCAACGTCCAAGCGCAGCCCCGCCCTGCCTAATGTTCCAACCTTCGCCGAGGCTGGCCTGCCAGAGTATCAGTACGATGCGTGGTTCGGCGCCATGGCGCCGGCACATACGCCAGTGCCCATCCTGAACAAGATCAATGCCGACATCAGCCGCGTGTTGCAGATGCCCGATGTCATCGAACGGCTGCAGGCACAGGGTTTTGAGCTCACCAGTAGCACGCCCGATGAGTTCAACGAGTTGATGAAGTCAGATGAGAAACTTTATCGAGAGCTTCTGAAAGACACAAGGGTCGGCACGCCCTGA
- a CDS encoding Xaa-Pro peptidase family protein — protein sequence MASDTLQATSTNAWQALRGRLDQSIPFANMRDTPYYRDAVYEQFSAKEYARRYEALRAKMREHRLDCMIVPGGPSHWSFGGGMAWLTGHWEWHALCCYILVPLHGEPTMIYSMGGTHAEAVRRLVEVAVTDVRHSRGGRYADVMVERLRELKLERGRIGLMEIDPRHGDYMPVNQYEVLRRGLPDAELIFTKDFLHELLVIHSEEELACVRKAGVLTQRAMEALVARAKPGVKEYELRAAAANAILEGGGDIDFLIIGSTPMANPAMIFGNPRPSSRVLQKGDIINMELAAAYRGYTAQIGSPVCIGEPTDMVRKFWEDITLPGYRKIVAEIAPGKPVINMWEASKFFREKGVQSRPIHCHGIDLVTDEPHVTTEYGSQHHTVELLKPGMIIMAEPNPITMDGLFGIFLGHTFILNEHGHEVVDTFPLELAIAGT from the coding sequence ATGGCCAGCGATACATTGCAAGCGACCAGCACGAACGCATGGCAGGCGTTGCGCGGCCGATTGGACCAATCGATCCCTTTCGCCAATATGCGCGATACACCCTATTATAGAGATGCTGTCTACGAGCAATTTTCGGCGAAAGAATATGCGCGCCGCTATGAAGCGCTGCGTGCCAAAATGCGCGAGCATCGGCTTGATTGCATGATCGTGCCAGGAGGGCCGAGTCACTGGAGCTTTGGCGGCGGCATGGCGTGGCTTACGGGCCATTGGGAGTGGCATGCGCTGTGCTGCTACATCCTGGTTCCCCTGCACGGTGAGCCCACCATGATCTATTCGATGGGCGGCACGCATGCGGAGGCCGTCCGCCGACTGGTCGAGGTTGCAGTGACGGACGTTCGCCACAGTCGCGGCGGGCGCTATGCCGATGTCATGGTCGAACGGTTGCGCGAACTCAAGCTCGAACGCGGTCGCATCGGCCTGATGGAGATCGACCCACGTCATGGCGATTACATGCCGGTCAATCAATATGAGGTCTTGCGTCGCGGCTTGCCCGACGCGGAACTCATATTCACGAAAGACTTCCTGCACGAACTTCTGGTGATCCACAGCGAGGAAGAACTCGCCTGCGTCCGCAAAGCCGGAGTGCTGACGCAACGCGCCATGGAAGCCCTCGTCGCCCGCGCCAAGCCGGGCGTGAAGGAATATGAACTGCGCGCGGCGGCGGCGAACGCGATCCTGGAAGGCGGCGGCGATATCGACTTTCTCATCATCGGCTCGACCCCGATGGCAAACCCGGCGATGATTTTCGGCAACCCTCGCCCTTCGAGCCGGGTGCTGCAGAAGGGCGATATCATCAATATGGAGCTTGCCGCGGCCTATCGAGGCTATACCGCTCAGATTGGCTCACCCGTCTGTATCGGCGAACCGACCGATATGGTGCGCAAATTCTGGGAAGACATCACCCTGCCCGGCTATCGCAAAATCGTCGCCGAAATCGCTCCTGGCAAGCCGGTCATCAACATGTGGGAAGCGTCGAAATTCTTTCGCGAGAAAGGCGTGCAATCAAGGCCGATCCATTGCCACGGCATTGATCTTGTCACCGACGAACCCCATGTCACGACGGAATATGGCAGCCAGCATCACACGGTCGAATTGCTGAAGCCGGGGATGATCATCATGGCGGAACCCAACCCGATCACCATGGATGGGCTTTTCGGCATTTTCCTGGGGCACACCTTCATTCTCAACGAGCATGGCCACGAAGTCGTCGATACATTTCCATTGGAATTGGCAATCGCAGGCACTTGA
- a CDS encoding MarR family winged helix-turn-helix transcriptional regulator — protein sequence MVKNKRTTTGAAVTDLILDLFQVNNRMLTAGDRLVAELRLTSARWQVLGAIVAADRPQPVAWLARDMGANRQNVQRIVNDLEKEGLVAFEPNPHHRRAQLVSLSEHGKTVYDRALKLQIPWAESVAEGLTLKDIETARTVLGVLRDNLQAQVEDK from the coding sequence ATGGTAAAGAACAAAAGAACCACGACGGGGGCGGCCGTGACCGACCTCATTCTGGATCTGTTTCAGGTCAATAACCGCATGCTGACGGCCGGAGACAGGCTCGTCGCCGAACTGCGGTTGACCAGCGCGCGCTGGCAGGTTCTCGGCGCCATCGTGGCCGCCGATCGCCCGCAGCCTGTCGCATGGTTGGCGCGTGACATGGGCGCGAACCGGCAGAACGTCCAACGCATCGTCAACGATCTGGAAAAAGAAGGGCTCGTCGCCTTCGAGCCGAATCCGCATCACCGGCGCGCGCAACTGGTCAGTCTCAGCGAACACGGTAAGACCGTTTACGACCGGGCGTTGAAGTTGCAGATACCCTGGGCCGAAAGCGTGGCCGAGGGCCTGACGCTCAAGGATATCGAAACGGCGCGCACTGTTCTGGGGGTGCTGCGCGACAATCTTCAGGCGCAGGTCGAAGACAAATAG
- a CDS encoding autotransporter domain-containing protein — MFGWQVSRLGIAMPRRNGAFLSGVSVMTLLLASSLGIVLTSGSAIGQEILYSGGRGGNGTPDAGGIVGGGGGGGGFGPGGSADINPGQSGSATDGGSSGSGNAGGAGGGTVSNSTPLAQGYVGGNGVTSLSGGGGGGTGLVLTGNGSTDTNGRTITGGVGGGVIAASSGRGSGGGGTGLLAQDGRNVLINSSTISGGDGGNGDFTNPNNFSHGGGGGAGIFLQSGGSISNVSGNVQGGNGGYGSFGGDGGDGGAGILANNGSIENAGIITGGVGGSTAYIQFPQLAGRSGVGGAGIEAWGTTITNMASGQITGGMGGANIYAGVGGDGVMLRSGAPSVLTNNGSITGGVGAQSYGFGGVDGQAAAGGAGVSLATGSVLDNEAGVITGGRGGYAFAGTSGGFAGAGGAGVRLGGGTVNNSSSITGGNGGVADGSLGNTLGRSGGNGGSGIDATGGTINNRTNGTITGGDGGIAGTEVAGIGGAGVRASGATINNDGAITGGIGGAANGAVEAGAGGTGISGANLTIINSGTIIGGMSGDGAVQADAITFTGGANKLTIGTAVADINGAIAINGGSLTLDQSANNTEIFSDIIGIGSVEKTGTATVLLSGINTYSGGTTVTQGILDLDGPQPLGTGTVTMNGGTLRVATTGCGCGGSVIDLLNDVVINAAGGTFDAASGVMVLLGNITDGNGRGTLTITGDGGEFGGFVVFLGNNTYSGPTHITANGILLAGSETALSANSDYIVDGILDMGGFNTTVRSLSGASTGQVGSSGFGNPVTLTLNATSGTSTYNGIILDGGSDPVSVVKTGAGKQVLAGINTYTGSTTVNAGILSIDGSIASSSEVIVNSGGTLSGNGIVSTTTINAGGTLAPGNSIGTLTVQGNLTFMAGSAYQVEVSPSNADRVNVTGIATLNGATLSAFYEPGAYVTKRHTVLNAAGGVNGTFSGPVNTNLPTNFSTALNYDNNNAYLDLTLNYVPPGPPYFGNGLTVNQANVATALVNSFNTAGGIPLVLGGLTAGGLTQASGESATGLQQATFNVMDRFLNLMTDPYASGRTTAMLPMSYAPLPRGTQPLMVTQQQRWSVWAAGYGSTQTTRGNAFVGSNTNTAGIYGFAAGADYRVSPDTLLGFALGGAGTSYHLSTGLGSGSSNVFQAGIYGRHTFGPAYVAGSLAYGWQDVTTDRRVMFDQLRARFNAHMFSGRLETGYRFATPFGGLTPYAAGQFTNIALPAYQEQAITGPGVFALSYGSKSVTAWRSELGLRGDKAIEMGDATLTLRSRLAWAHDFNPDRSISASFLNLPASGFIVNGAAQARNAALVSAGAEMKWHNGWSIAGSFEGSFSNRGNGYAGKGSLRYQW; from the coding sequence ATGTTCGGATGGCAGGTTTCCAGGCTCGGCATCGCCATGCCGAGGCGCAATGGCGCGTTTCTTTCCGGTGTGTCGGTGATGACCCTACTGCTAGCCAGCAGCCTAGGCATCGTGCTCACATCTGGCTCGGCCATCGGTCAGGAAATTCTTTACAGCGGCGGCAGAGGCGGCAATGGCACGCCGGATGCCGGCGGCATCGTTGGCGGCGGCGGGGGCGGTGGCGGCTTTGGCCCAGGCGGAAGCGCTGACATCAATCCCGGTCAATCTGGCTCAGCGACAGACGGCGGAAGCAGTGGCAGCGGAAACGCGGGTGGCGCCGGCGGCGGAACAGTTTCGAATTCGACGCCTTTGGCTCAGGGTTATGTGGGTGGCAACGGCGTCACCAGTCTCTCCGGCGGCGGCGGTGGCGGCACTGGCCTTGTGCTAACCGGCAACGGTTCCACAGACACGAATGGACGAACCATCACTGGCGGCGTGGGCGGCGGTGTCATCGCTGCAAGCAGCGGCCGCGGCAGCGGCGGCGGCGGAACCGGTCTTCTCGCACAGGATGGCCGTAACGTCCTGATCAACAGCAGCACCATCAGCGGCGGCGATGGCGGGAATGGCGACTTCACTAACCCCAATAATTTCTCGCATGGCGGCGGCGGTGGTGCGGGTATCTTTCTGCAATCAGGTGGCAGTATCAGCAACGTCAGCGGCAACGTTCAGGGCGGCAACGGTGGCTATGGTTCGTTTGGCGGCGATGGCGGCGATGGCGGGGCCGGTATATTGGCCAACAATGGCAGCATCGAAAACGCTGGCATCATCACCGGCGGCGTCGGTGGCTCTACAGCCTATATACAATTTCCCCAGCTCGCAGGCCGCAGCGGTGTCGGAGGTGCCGGTATCGAGGCTTGGGGCACGACGATCACCAATATGGCCAGTGGTCAGATCACTGGGGGTATGGGCGGGGCAAATATATACGCGGGCGTTGGCGGCGATGGCGTGATGCTCCGCTCTGGAGCACCAAGCGTCCTGACCAACAACGGCAGCATCACAGGCGGCGTCGGTGCGCAATCCTATGGGTTTGGCGGCGTCGATGGCCAAGCCGCCGCGGGTGGCGCCGGCGTCAGCCTCGCGACAGGCAGTGTCCTCGACAATGAAGCCGGTGTCATAACCGGCGGTCGAGGTGGATATGCTTTCGCCGGCACGAGCGGCGGCTTTGCGGGCGCAGGTGGCGCCGGCGTGCGGCTAGGCGGGGGCACAGTCAACAACAGTAGCAGCATCACCGGCGGCAATGGCGGCGTCGCCGATGGCAGCCTTGGAAACACCCTGGGACGCAGCGGTGGAAATGGTGGTTCCGGGATCGATGCGACTGGCGGCACAATCAACAATCGGACGAACGGAACCATCACGGGTGGAGACGGCGGGATTGCCGGGACTGAGGTCGCGGGCATCGGCGGCGCTGGCGTGCGCGCCAGCGGCGCTACCATCAACAACGACGGTGCGATTACGGGAGGCATTGGCGGCGCAGCCAATGGCGCCGTGGAGGCCGGCGCCGGCGGCACCGGGATCTCCGGCGCCAACCTCACCATCATCAACAGCGGCACGATCATCGGCGGCATGAGCGGCGACGGCGCGGTGCAGGCCGATGCCATCACTTTCACTGGTGGCGCCAACAAGCTGACCATCGGCACCGCTGTCGCCGACATCAACGGCGCTATCGCCATCAACGGCGGCTCGCTGACCTTAGACCAGTCGGCCAACAACACGGAAATCTTCAGCGACATTATCGGCATTGGGTCGGTCGAGAAGACCGGCACGGCCACCGTCCTGCTCTCTGGCATCAACACCTATTCGGGCGGCACGACCGTCACCCAAGGCATTCTCGACCTCGACGGCCCCCAGCCCTTGGGCACCGGAACGGTGACGATGAACGGCGGCACGCTGCGCGTCGCCACGACCGGCTGCGGTTGCGGTGGCAGCGTCATCGACCTGTTGAACGATGTCGTCATCAATGCCGCCGGCGGCACGTTCGATGCGGCCTCTGGCGTCATGGTTTTGCTCGGCAATATCACCGACGGCAACGGCCGCGGCACTTTGACGATCACGGGTGATGGTGGTGAGTTTGGCGGCTTCGTCGTCTTCCTCGGCAACAACACCTATAGCGGCCCGACTCATATCACCGCCAACGGAATTCTGCTGGCGGGTTCCGAGACGGCCCTCTCGGCGAATTCCGACTATATCGTCGACGGCATTCTCGATATGGGCGGCTTCAACACCACTGTGCGTTCGCTGTCGGGCGCCAGCACCGGCCAGGTCGGCAGTTCCGGCTTCGGCAACCCCGTGACGCTGACCCTCAACGCCACGAGCGGTACCAGCACTTACAACGGCATCATTCTCGATGGCGGCAGCGACCCCGTGTCCGTCGTCAAGACCGGCGCCGGCAAACAGGTGCTCGCCGGCATCAACACCTATACCGGCTCAACGACCGTCAATGCTGGCATCTTGAGCATCGATGGCTCCATCGCCTCCTCATCAGAGGTGATCGTGAATTCGGGCGGCACGCTATCGGGCAATGGCATCGTCAGCACGACGACCATCAATGCGGGCGGCACATTGGCGCCGGGCAATTCCATCGGCACGCTGACCGTGCAGGGCAATCTCACCTTCATGGCCGGATCGGCCTATCAGGTCGAGGTGTCGCCCTCGAACGCCGATCGCGTCAATGTCACGGGCATCGCCACGCTCAATGGCGCCACCTTGTCGGCCTTCTATGAGCCGGGCGCCTATGTCACCAAACGCCATACGGTTCTCAATGCGGCCGGCGGCGTCAACGGCACCTTTAGCGGCCCGGTCAACACCAACCTGCCAACGAATTTTTCGACGGCGCTGAACTATGACAACAACAACGCCTATCTCGATCTGACGCTCAACTACGTGCCACCGGGACCGCCGTATTTCGGCAACGGCCTGACGGTGAACCAGGCGAATGTCGCCACTGCGCTGGTCAACTCGTTCAACACAGCCGGCGGCATTCCGCTGGTGTTGGGCGGTCTGACGGCAGGCGGCTTGACGCAAGCCTCGGGGGAATCCGCGACCGGCCTCCAGCAAGCGACATTCAACGTGATGGATCGCTTCCTCAATCTGATGACCGATCCCTATGCCAGCGGCCGCACCACCGCGATGCTGCCGATGTCTTACGCGCCTTTGCCCCGTGGCACACAGCCCCTCATGGTGACCCAGCAGCAGCGCTGGAGCGTCTGGGCGGCGGGCTATGGCAGCACGCAGACGACCAGGGGCAATGCCTTCGTCGGCTCCAATACCAACACCGCCGGCATCTATGGTTTCGCGGCCGGCGCTGACTATCGCGTCTCGCCCGACACCCTCCTCGGCTTTGCGCTCGGGGGGGCGGGCACCAGCTATCACCTCAGCACGGGTCTGGGCAGCGGTTCCTCGAATGTCTTCCAGGCCGGCATCTACGGCCGCCACACGTTCGGCCCCGCTTATGTGGCGGGCTCCTTGGCCTATGGCTGGCAAGATGTGACGACCGACCGGCGCGTAATGTTCGATCAGCTGCGCGCCAGGTTTAACGCCCATATGTTCTCCGGGCGCCTCGAAACGGGTTATCGCTTCGCCACGCCCTTTGGCGGCCTGACGCCCTATGCGGCGGGACAGTTCACCAACATCGCGCTACCGGCCTATCAGGAACAGGCGATCACGGGCCCGGGCGTCTTCGCCCTGTCCTATGGCTCCAAGAGCGTCACCGCCTGGCGCAGCGAGCTGGGCCTGCGCGGCGACAAGGCCATCGAGATGGGGGACGCTACGCTCACTCTGCGCAGCCGCCTCGCCTGGGCCCATGATTTCAACCCGGATCGCAGCATCTCCGCATCGTTCCTGAACCTTCCGGCCTCGGGCTTCATCGTCAACGGCGCGGCGCAAGCCCGTAACGCGGCGCTGGTCTCGGCGGGGGCGGAGATGAAATGGCATAATGGCTGGTCGATCGCCGGCTCGTTCGAGGGGTCTTTCTCCAATCGCGGCAATGGCTATGCGGGCAAGGGCTCGCTGCGCTATCAATGGTGA
- a CDS encoding isocitrate lyase/phosphoenolpyruvate mutase family protein: MSQPQAYEHFLALHARTFIMPNAWDGASAVLLKRAGFEALGSTSLAIAFALGRLDGFHAISRDIAMENASMLARLTGLPINGDLEDGFGPSPEDCALTVRAAIAGGLAGLGIEDTTADPQHPIHDFDAAVARIKGAVQAARGRIVLTARTDNFLQGRPDLDDTIRRLVAFAELGADVLYAPGLPDLDAIKKVVRAVAPKPVNVVVGPRSGPVPLKVLEEAGVKRVSLGGALYRRVMADLVQAAEALKNGDIASAAKGIAHSEIIALLPKV, encoded by the coding sequence ATGTCTCAGCCGCAAGCTTATGAGCATTTTCTGGCGCTGCATGCGCGCACCTTCATCATGCCCAATGCCTGGGATGGCGCTTCAGCGGTGCTGCTGAAGCGCGCCGGCTTCGAGGCCTTGGGTTCCACATCGCTGGCCATTGCCTTCGCGCTTGGCCGGCTCGATGGCTTCCATGCGATCAGCCGCGATATTGCGATGGAGAACGCCAGTATGCTGGCGCGGCTCACCGGCCTGCCGATCAATGGCGATCTTGAAGATGGTTTCGGTCCTTCGCCGGAAGATTGCGCGCTCACTGTGCGCGCCGCCATCGCCGGCGGCCTTGCCGGATTGGGCATCGAGGACACGACCGCTGATCCGCAGCATCCGATCCATGATTTCGACGCTGCCGTGGCGCGCATCAAAGGCGCGGTGCAGGCGGCGCGCGGCCGCATCGTGCTCACCGCGCGCACCGACAATTTCCTGCAAGGCCGGCCCGATCTCGACGACACCATCCGCCGCCTTGTTGCTTTCGCGGAACTGGGTGCCGACGTGCTCTATGCGCCCGGCCTGCCGGATCTCGATGCGATCAAGAAAGTCGTGCGCGCCGTAGCGCCCAAGCCGGTCAATGTGGTTGTGGGACCGCGCAGCGGCCCGGTGCCGTTGAAAGTTTTGGAAGAAGCGGGCGTCAAGCGCGTCAGCCTCGGCGGCGCGCTCTACCGCCGCGTCATGGCTGATCTCGTCCAGGCGGCGGAGGCGCTGAAGAACGGCGACATCGCCTCGGCGGCTAAGGGCATTGCCCATAGCGAGATCATCGCGCTGCTGCCGAAGGTGTGA
- a CDS encoding AraC family transcriptional regulator — MSLGTQPLADAPHSSWLEVKHEQAYRPAHVRHRHEFHQIGVCLRGGANLAWWNEDAGLRKVLAGNRNIVINPAEACHSIDWTGSLERVMLELDCGVVKRVAAELDMRDDISIQGTPNGRDDTIWHLAFMLYRETATNPLSSALYAESVANLLAVRLLRHFTDAKIAPSLPVSPLTSKQMAIIDEYIHTHLDADIDVSRLAGVLNLGPLQFSRRLKARTGVSPHQYVTGKRVNRACELLDATKQSIVDIGLEVGFSGQSHFAARFKQVVGATPREYRNIRRGMQSDRGGRTN, encoded by the coding sequence ATGTCGTTGGGAACACAGCCACTTGCCGACGCCCCCCATTCCTCATGGCTCGAGGTTAAGCACGAGCAGGCGTATCGGCCGGCGCATGTGCGCCATCGGCATGAGTTTCATCAGATTGGCGTATGTCTGAGAGGCGGGGCCAATCTCGCGTGGTGGAATGAAGACGCTGGCTTGCGGAAGGTTCTCGCCGGGAACAGGAATATTGTCATCAATCCCGCTGAGGCTTGTCATTCCATTGATTGGACCGGCTCCTTGGAGCGGGTCATGCTCGAATTGGATTGCGGGGTTGTAAAGCGGGTCGCAGCCGAGCTCGATATGCGCGACGATATCAGCATCCAGGGCACGCCGAACGGCCGCGACGACACGATATGGCATCTGGCATTCATGCTGTATCGAGAAACCGCCACCAATCCGCTCTCTTCAGCGCTCTATGCGGAATCGGTCGCCAATCTCCTCGCCGTTCGTTTGCTGAGACATTTCACGGACGCTAAGATTGCTCCCAGCCTGCCAGTCTCACCTCTGACCAGCAAGCAGATGGCGATCATCGATGAATATATCCATACCCATCTCGACGCGGATATTGATGTGTCGCGTTTGGCTGGCGTGTTGAACCTCGGCCCTCTGCAGTTTTCGCGTCGTCTCAAGGCAAGAACGGGTGTGTCGCCACATCAATATGTCACGGGCAAACGCGTTAACCGCGCCTGCGAATTGCTGGACGCGACAAAGCAGTCAATCGTCGACATAGGGTTGGAAGTTGGCTTCAGCGGGCAAAGCCATTTCGCGGCGCGATTTAAGCAGGTCGTTGGGGCTACCCCACGCGAATACCGCAACATCAGACGTGGAATGCAATCGGATCGCGGCGGGCGGACAAACTGA
- a CDS encoding DUF1772 domain-containing protein — MAMRLLFNILAISGAAMFAGVMLAIGVILGAYWKSLPPQGFLDWFSQNNHFVAQVIPFVVAPALIGLAGSLYISWGDTTGRTLWLVASACIIAVLAVTFAYHLPSNAQFAAKAVPLDQVSGKLDSWLLLHSLRIVLALVASILGIVAIAR, encoded by the coding sequence ATGGCCATGCGTTTGCTCTTCAACATATTGGCGATTTCGGGAGCCGCGATGTTCGCCGGCGTCATGCTGGCGATCGGCGTCATCCTCGGCGCCTATTGGAAAAGCTTACCGCCGCAAGGGTTTCTCGACTGGTTCAGCCAGAACAATCATTTCGTGGCGCAAGTCATTCCGTTCGTCGTCGCTCCCGCCCTAATCGGTCTCGCGGGCTCGCTATACATCAGTTGGGGCGACACGACAGGGCGCACGCTCTGGCTGGTCGCCTCAGCTTGCATCATCGCGGTTCTGGCTGTGACGTTTGCCTATCATCTGCCGAGCAATGCGCAATTTGCCGCCAAAGCCGTACCTCTGGATCAAGTCTCCGGAAAACTCGACAGCTGGCTCCTGCTCCACAGTCTGCGCATTGTTCTGGCGCTCGTCGCCTCCATCCTCGGCATTGTCGCGATCGCGCGTTGA
- a CDS encoding YbaY family lipoprotein: MMIATKTGAWKAGIWRRTTLAIAVAVLAAAFHTAPAAAKSRSLSGTVTYRERMALPPSSLVEVQLVDISLADAPARVLARTTLWPRRQVPLRYRLRYDDTQIIANHTYALQARITLGGRLLFINTTRHSLSADGLAGGREGFGDTDILVERVADSPRTQEPAAPARPDGRWLAEDIGGGGVIDRLQTVLEIAPNGAVSGSGGCNRMVGKANIAGDRLSFGPIASTKMACPPAAMNQEAKFFAALADVRAWRVDAIRQKLILLDAQGRTIITLARM, translated from the coding sequence ATGATGATCGCAACAAAAACCGGAGCTTGGAAAGCCGGAATTTGGCGGCGCACCACACTCGCCATCGCCGTCGCGGTTCTGGCGGCCGCCTTCCACACAGCCCCCGCCGCAGCGAAATCGCGCTCGCTCAGCGGCACCGTGACTTATCGCGAGCGGATGGCCCTGCCGCCTTCGTCTCTTGTCGAGGTGCAGTTGGTGGATATCTCGCTGGCTGATGCTCCAGCCAGGGTTTTGGCCCGGACCACTTTGTGGCCGCGTCGTCAGGTGCCGCTGCGCTATCGCCTGCGCTATGACGATACGCAGATCATCGCCAACCACACCTATGCCTTACAGGCGCGCATCACGCTCGGCGGCCGGCTGCTGTTCATCAATACGACGCGTCACAGCCTGTCGGCCGATGGGCTTGCTGGCGGACGCGAGGGATTTGGCGATACCGACATCCTGGTCGAGCGCGTCGCCGACAGCCCACGCACGCAGGAACCGGCGGCTCCTGCCCGACCCGACGGACGCTGGCTTGCCGAGGACATCGGTGGTGGCGGCGTCATCGACCGCTTACAGACCGTGCTGGAAATCGCGCCCAATGGCGCGGTGAGCGGCAGCGGCGGCTGCAACCGCATGGTTGGCAAAGCTAATATCGCCGGCGACCGGCTGAGCTTCGGCCCGATCGCCAGCACCAAAATGGCCTGCCCGCCTGCGGCGATGAATCAAGAAGCGAAATTCTTCGCGGCCCTGGCCGATGTGCGCGCCTGGCGCGTCGATGCTATCCGGCAAAAGCTGATCCTGCTTGACGCACAAGGCCGCACCATCATCACGCTGGCCCGGATGTAG
- a CDS encoding antibiotic biosynthesis monooxygenase family protein, producing the protein MPVRRPMDPAFPIEKQIAIDASPVVLVNVFTLDIADEETFLAAWRNDADFMTQQPGCISTQLHRAIGDSPTYLNYAVWESTAAFRAAFTHPEFHARLASYPSSAVASPHLFQKIAVPGICVT; encoded by the coding sequence ATGCCGGTTCGGCGCCCCATGGATCCCGCTTTTCCAATCGAAAAGCAGATTGCCATCGATGCATCGCCTGTCGTTCTGGTGAACGTCTTCACCCTCGATATCGCCGACGAAGAGACGTTTCTCGCCGCCTGGCGCAACGACGCCGATTTCATGACACAGCAGCCGGGATGCATCTCGACGCAGCTTCACCGCGCCATCGGCGACAGCCCGACCTATCTCAACTACGCCGTCTGGGAATCGACGGCGGCGTTCCGGGCCGCCTTTACGCATCCGGAGTTTCATGCCCGGCTGGCGAGCTATCCGTCGAGCGCCGTCGCCTCGCCGCATCTGTTCCAGAAGATCGCGGTTCCCGGCATCTGCGTCACATAG